TAACTTatagtacgtatgtatgtacatattggACTGGGCCCTGAGAAAACCAAAAATGAAAGTTGAATTTTATTGTATTATAAGAAAAATACATTTtaaccaaccagatgattagtggtgtcagtaaaggtgtcaagagcagacaCGTGCGGGTTGGCTACATGGGAAGGGTTAGGCCCAGTGGTGGGAAACAGGCCGTACACCTTTATATGTAGCTTCCATGTATGGCAAACTCAGTGAATTCCTACACATTTTAGGTCATGCAGAAGATTCTGTTGAAATGCCTGAAGGCATGTGATAGACTAAAGGCCTGCTCTATTGCTTTTCCTGCCCTTAGCAGTGGTGGTCTTAACTTTCCACATGATATTGCTGCAGATATTGTTGTAAACACACTTGAATCATATTTACAATCTAACTGTACCACCACCAACATTAAAACAGTAAAATTGATGGTTTATATGGAGGATACTTACAGGCTGTATGCAAAATTTCACAAATTATTGCCAAGAATACCTGATGATAACACAGAAACACAGCCTACCAACATTTCTAAAGGAACATTATTTGCTAAACCACTTAAACGAGCCCCAGCACCACTTAAGTCTTCTCACAGTACTGCAACTCATATTGTAGTCAAGTCGTTCATGGTTGGATATGTGAAGGCTGAAACAACAGAAGGAGATTTCACTGAAGACGACAGTGATGTCATGGTAAACTCAAAGGTGAAGAATGGATGGTCTGGAGTAGCAAGTGCTACGTTGCACAAATGTGGTCCTGAAGTGCAGAACATTTATGATGATTTTGTTTCACAAGGGTGTGAAGAAAGAGTGTGTGTTAAGTATTCCACTGGTGGTGTGAAGTGTAAGCATGTCATTCATACTATTGTTCCTAAAAGTCAGAAATGGCTACTTGGGAAAATGATTGCCACATGTTTAGCATATGCTGAAAAACTTCAGTGTAGTTCAGTTTCATTTCCAGTTATTGATACAGGTAATGTAGATCATGATTTAGATGATGTCACTTACAGTGTACGCAGTTCTATCTTTTTGTTTGACTTGGCCCAATCATTACATGTTGAGAACATTAGCAATGTTTGTTTGCAGAAGACAGTATGCCAGTTGTTCAAAGATAAGTTTCTTGAACAATTAAGTGAAACTGGTAGTGGTGTTGAAGGAGTGGCCAGTGGTGGACAAGATATGCTACTAACTTCACCACAGTCTAAAGCTCCAACCTTGCCTCTTTCCATGCAGATCTCTACAGCAGATGAGATGAAGGTGGAAAAGACTACAGATCAATTAAAACACATTAATGATGAACAGTATACAGTACACAAATTGTTTGATCAATTTGTTCCCAAACTATCTTGTAAGGATATAGATGCAATAACAAGAATGTCTAAACATAGGCATGTAGAGATTAGCATTGAAACTACTAATAATCTCAGTTATATTCAGTTAAGAGGAGATCGTGATGATGTAGCCAATTTGAAGTTTGAAATTCTGCAGGTCCTAAGTCATGCTCATTTAGTGGAATCGACAAAGTATATAGCAAAATTGTTTTATGACAAGGTCAAATGGCAGTGGTTAGATAGTGACAACAAATATAAGGATTATGAAGTACTAACCAACTACCATATTGAACAGGCTTATTGCTACAATAGAGATATGATTTTCATACACAAAGAGGTTGGGGAGTTTAATTTTAACAAGATGGAGATGTTGAGTAGGGACCTGTcgattttgccagcaaaatttttggcataatggttgggtaaaagcaatgagcaaaatgctggcataataggtgcaatttttgtgaagtgggcataaaaattgcacaaaagatcgagatactctaatagaacagtcagacatgctaaaatatcgacagtgcatagctaattgttacaggaacaacaagtgacaattgaggtaccctaataaaacagtcacagatgttaagcaatattagctggcttcttgctttccatgttagaagtaatttctgatcgagatactctaatagaacagtcactttaaggcgaaactgtagctttgcacttggaatattcaattaacaaagatcggtgctgagcaaaatttataattgttgagcaaaatatggagcataataggtagaaaaaaagcaaaatagtaCCTAATGTTGAGGTACCAATCGGCATACAAAATAAAAAGGATTAATGTTCAAGATCTTATAAAATATGGTATGCATTATGTTGCTTACTAATTAGCACCCTGGCTACACACTGAGATCTTGCTATTTAAAGTAACATTTTTAGAGAGTGATATTGCAACTTTTCAAGGTTGAGATTTTCTAACAAAgaaattctaataaaacaatcatgtATTTATTTGTGACATATACCTTCATATGACAATGCTGGAACATATATATTTCTTTATTGTGCTGCTATTTATACAACAGTTGGGAACTGTGGCCAAAATTATAGTTGTATACATGTAGTTGTATAATGGGGCCACAGTATACAGATTGAATAGCAACAGATCTAGAACAATGGTTATGAAGCCTATATTATACGTAAGTCATGTAACTATATATGTGTGCATTTTGAATCTCTACCATGCATGTGACTAAACCAGATCCCAACAATCCTCTTTAGTCTAATCATTTCAGTGATTAAAAATCAATCTGATACcaagtagctatataatattattctgtTGGACAGTCCACTATTATACAATAATTCTAAAATCCAATACTGCAATCCATTTCTGCCAGGCtttctccttgttaatttcaTATATAGCCGGATCCTCCTAGAATCATGCAATGTTAACAGATTAGCTGATATGTGTGTCAAGTATTTATACGATCTTCTGCAGTaagattttattattattattattaacactttacagtaaaGATGTGATTAGGGACCAgctgattatgctcattattttacctattatgctatgctgcactgctcaaatatttacctattatgcttaaatttatgttCAATACttatctattatgctcaaattatgcacAATTATTTATGCATCAGTTCTCATACTCTgctagaacagtcagctatgtgattgttctattagagctactgactgttctattagagtatatcgatctttctgtgatagctattttgataagcaagactattacacaaatattctacctattatgctagcattatgctcaatgctttcaggtacctattatgctcataattatgccagccgtgataatcggcgggtccctagatgtgatgtgtatgtatatatttgcTACCAATCATGATTTATGCACCATTTATCAGTCATGCATCTAATAACGTATTAAGTTCTAATTAACCAGAATGAAGCACACAAGACTTAGCAGTAACAGCTGCAGCATGCAGCCAGCATCACTGACACAATAATAAGTACTTAATGAAAGTGCTGATGCATCTGCAGGCACAGatctaaaatttcaaaagggcTGGGGATACCGGACATTTGTAAATGGGTAGTTAAAATAGTGGCAATGATTGATAACTACAACTATGAAGCACACTCTGCATGTCTCAGCACACGGAGTATGCTCAATCTAAGGGGAGGTCTGCTGGTGGGGACATGAGTCCAAAGAAAAAAATTTACAAGCTAGCTACTGAGATAATAATTTTGACTTAAGTGGTTCAATATCATTGTAAACATTATAGGATAATTCTCTATGCTAGCTGTCATAAAAGGGACACAGCCAGTGTTTTATAATTACAGTCTTGAAGAACCAGAAAGGGAGAGAGATGGGTATCAGCTACACATCCATGCATGATgaatagtactgaaacaaattaGAAGCCGGTATATAGTGTGCTCTACAGTCTCCGCATAGTTTGAACTATATTGTACAACTGAGCAGCTACAGTTATAGGAATAGGGGGCTTGTGTGCATGGTAAGTGTCAGTGGAGGAAGTAGGTAGACTCACTATATATGTGTGGAGTAAATGTATTGTTTTCTATATAAATATATTCTTTAAGCAAAGTAATGTGTGGTGCAGAAGACCCTGTCATATGTTGCATGGAGATAATTGACTAGATCTACAACACACATTTCAGGTCCAAAATTTAATTATGACCACCAAAATATATCAAAAACTATACATTAACAAAATTAAGAAACTTGACATATGCACGCAATTATGATATAATATCAATATGGAGTCTACAGATAGTAACTATTCACTCAAATAGTATAAAACATTTGGTGTTAAAGTCACTGCTTGTTCAATAAGCGTTTGACAGATACGTTGGTTGGTTTAAGAGATAAGGAAGTGCAGAAGAATCATGAAGAGCATCTCTGTTTGTTGCTCTAAAGCCACTTTCTGCTGCTGGTTCTCCATTGTATGGTACATTGCCAATTTTAAGTGGAATCTCAACATGAAGGTCAATGGCACGAGGAATTCCAAGTGTTACGGTAAGAACATATGAAACAGTTAAAATATGAATATCGATAGTGGGAATAGTGGAAGGAACTAAAAGTAATTTATTGTTCCAATTAGATGAGCCATGAGCCTCAATACCGATATCTTCTATCCTTTCAATGTTTTTAGTGTGACATCTGGATTTACCACAAGCAAACATAGTAACTACTTGCTTTAACGTAGCCCGTACGCTGTTCACCCTTCTATTGCTATGATTATCAGCTTCAGTACTGATTGAGATTGATTCACCAGGGCAGTACGCTCCTCTGTCAATAGTAGCTGATAGTGTGAGAGGACCAGATGCACACCAAAGGCAACATAAAGTCTTTTCTTTTGACTTTGACGATGGACTCATTAGCCTGGGTTTGTTCACATCAACAATTTCATTAACATTGATGATCCTCTTAGTGTTGTGGTTTAATTTCAACCCTGATCTTACAATAGTAGCTTtcaatgaataatgaatataCCCAGTAGGTCCAAAATCACTCTCATATGATGACGGCAACCTACCATCTGTTGGCAGTTGAAAGCGGAAAGGAAACTCGTGTTCACCAGATGCCAtttcttctgaatcactaccaTTGCCCCATAAATGTACTGTCATGTCTTCAAAAAAACTAACAGCAGCTGAACAATTGGTCTTATCTTCAGTCCAGTGCACATATGCATTTCCTGTCAGAACAATTTTAAGTCGCTTCATCAACTTCGGTTTTGACAGTTCGAGAACGACATTCCCTTCAATGACCGATCCAGGGAAGTAGGTCTCGTTGTTACCCAACAAATTGATGGTAAAGACTCGAGGGCCCATTAGACACTTCACTCAAATGACAAGATACAACACACTCACATCTCGACCTCATTTTATACTACTTCTCAAGAATCCGCAGACACAACAAGAATCCGCAGACACAACAGTGGACTAACCATTTCTTGCCCAACTACTGATTTCACCGGATATATGTGAGCGTTTTTTTTTCCCGCCTAGCTACCACCCCCATGCAGCACAAAAAGGCATGTGTGCTGCAGCTGGACACAACTGAAACAACAATAATGGGGACAagtaaaagtccctagggccacttACAAGGCCCAGTTCCGGGAAAGCATCAGATGATCTGTAAGAGATGGAACGGCTTCCCGGATGCACATAGTTGcagcatagatattagagagacgatgtactctaatatctatgtttATATCGTGTGATACTAAAAATGGCCGTTTTGTTGTCTACGATGAAAGTCCATTCTCTGCCTTTTaaccagaggaggtacgacacgaATTAAGCGCTATTGAAAAGAATTCACAGTAATTGCAttcttcaaaattaaaatttcggAAAATCAATCCTTAGACAAGATTTGATGAACTGCAAAGCTACGTAGACACTTGTGCAGTTGATTTTCACTGGTTCTCTCTTCCCAACTTGCTGCTTGGCTTGATTTCGTACGGTTAATTATTCATCACGTGACGGTGTCACAGTTATATATGTTTCCctgggtaacgtgtttcccgcacacatatcactagggatccgtgtttcccaccaaaagctgtcagtgatatgtgtttcccgtagcgatttttaaaaatatttcaccgcacacacacatccctagggattcgtgtttccccgcacatatatcaccagggatccgtgtttcccactaagatatagccatcgtacagtaactccaaggtcctatggctagttgcaaacagtacgcgatccaaccattcagtagatatattgctatctagctaatagacacccatgcatataatagttagctaactaactatatagctactatataagctaatacaataattatactagctagctacactaacaatcagaactatagt
This portion of the Dysidea avara chromosome 12, odDysAvar1.4, whole genome shotgun sequence genome encodes:
- the LOC136241332 gene encoding protein mono-ADP-ribosyltransferase PARP14-like; its protein translation is MSLYTDSQAKGSISITPSNDKLTSSTISIEFHKGEFLNQEVDVYVSIACDSLDLRYGAKTPLLLKAYYGYVKKCGRIPVGKIAVIESGFLTSKWIFYAVGLKYDRKNSKQVMQKILLKCLKACDRLKACSIAFPALSSGGLNFPHDIAADIVVNTLESYLQSNCTTTNIKTVKLMVYMEDTYRLYAKFHKLLPRIPDDNTETQPTNISKGTLFAKPLKRAPAPLKSSHSTATHIVVKSFMVGYVKAETTEGDFTEDDSDVMVNSKVKNGWSGVASATLHKCGPEVQNIYDDFVSQGCEERVCVKYSTGGVKCKHVIHTIVPKSQKWLLGKMIATCLAYAEKLQCSSVSFPVIDTGNVDHDLDDVTYSVRSSIFLFDLAQSLHVENISNVCLQKTVCQLFKDKFLEQLSETGSGVEGVASGGQDMLLTSPQSKAPTLPLSMQISTADEMKVEKTTDQLKHINDEQYTVHKLFDQFVPKLSCKDIDAITRMSKHRHVEISIETTNNLSYIQLRGDRDDVANLKFEILQVLSHAHLVESTKYIAKLFYDKVKWQWLDSDNKYKDYEVLTNYHIEQAYCYNRDMIFIHKEVGEFNFNKMEMLSRDLSILPAKFLA
- the LOC136240585 gene encoding arrestin domain-containing protein 3-like, translated to MGPRVFTINLLGNNETYFPGSVIEGNVVLELSKPKLMKRLKIVLTGNAYVHWTEDKTNCSAAVSFFEDMTVHLWGNGSDSEEMASGEHEFPFRFQLPTDGRLPSSYESDFGPTGYIHYSLKATIVRSGLKLNHNTKRIINVNEIVDVNKPRLMSPSSKSKEKTLCCLWCASGPLTLSATIDRGAYCPGESISISTEADNHSNRRVNSVRATLKQVVTMFACGKSRCHTKNIERIEDIGIEAHGSSNWNNKLLLVPSTIPTIDIHILTVSYVLTVTLGIPRAIDLHVEIPLKIGNVPYNGEPAAESGFRATNRDALHDSSALPYLLNQPTYLSNAY